The Lentimicrobium sp. L6 genome has a window encoding:
- a CDS encoding cytidine/deoxycytidylate deaminase family protein — MSEKHKTEVHIRPSWDEYFIQLADTVAQRATCDRGRSGCVITKDKQILVTGYVGSPRGLAHCDDVGHLFKKVIHEDGHVTQHCVRTVHAEQNAITQAAGRGIALEGGTLYCRMTPCRTCAMLIINCGIKRVVCERKYHAGDESEEMFKEVGIELTYMHDEIQQYSGQKIDNTDMFRKE; from the coding sequence ATGTCTGAAAAACATAAAACTGAAGTTCACATTCGCCCATCGTGGGATGAATATTTCATTCAGCTTGCCGATACTGTAGCCCAAAGAGCCACTTGCGATAGAGGAAGGAGCGGTTGCGTGATTACTAAAGACAAGCAAATTTTGGTGACGGGTTATGTGGGTTCTCCAAGAGGATTGGCCCATTGTGATGATGTTGGACATTTATTTAAAAAAGTCATTCATGAGGATGGCCATGTTACACAACATTGTGTAAGAACAGTACATGCAGAGCAAAACGCCATCACCCAAGCAGCAGGAAGAGGAATTGCCCTAGAAGGCGGAACGCTTTATTGCAGAATGACTCCTTGCAGAACTTGTGCCATGCTCATTATCAATTGCGGAATAAAAAGAGTGGTTTGCGAAAGGAAATATCATGCTGGAGACGAATCAGAGGAGATGTTCAAAGAAGTGGGTATCGAGTTGACTTATATGCATGATGAAATACAACAATATAGTGGTCAGAAGATAGATAACACCGATATGTTCAGAAAAGAATAG
- a CDS encoding AAA family ATPase encodes MIIIGITGTLGAGKGSIVKYLTKEKGFTHFSVRGYLQKEMEKRRMPNNRDSMTSLANELRAQNSPSYVTDQLYFEALESGKNCIIESIRTPGEITSLREKGSFYLFAVDADAAVRYERIKLRASATDHISYETFLANEAREMNSTDPNKQNLKKCIEMADFSIDNNGDRNQLIIQTEKIIEKL; translated from the coding sequence ATGATCATTATAGGAATTACAGGAACTTTAGGAGCTGGAAAAGGAAGCATTGTAAAATACCTAACCAAAGAAAAAGGCTTTACGCATTTTTCAGTACGTGGATATTTGCAAAAGGAAATGGAAAAAAGAAGAATGCCCAATAATCGCGATAGCATGACTTCTTTGGCCAATGAACTCAGAGCCCAAAATTCGCCTTCTTATGTTACCGACCAATTATATTTTGAAGCTTTAGAGAGCGGTAAAAACTGTATTATTGAAAGCATCAGAACTCCTGGGGAAATCACTTCTTTAAGAGAAAAAGGGAGTTTTTATCTTTTTGCTGTTGATGCTGATGCTGCCGTCCGTTACGAGAGAATTAAATTAAGAGCATCCGCGACTGATCATATCAGCTACGAAACATTTCTAGCCAATGAAGCTAGGGAAATGAACAGCACCGATCCCAACAAACAAAATCTAAAGAAATGTATTGAGATGGCCGATTTTTCTATTGACAATAATGGAGACAGAAATCAGTTAATCATTCAAACAGAAAAAATCATCGAAAAACTATAA
- a CDS encoding TIGR00730 family Rossman fold protein has product MKKICVFCGSSMGTDPIYRQKAEELADYLIQHDMTLVYGGANVGLMKILADKMLAAGKEVIGIMPHHLIEKEVAHTELTEMIAVDSMAERKDIMIEMSDAFIALPGGFGTLDEVAEVLVLDQLHIIEKPMGLLDVKDYFSHLVKFFELGVGEGFIRQEHLDNLLVDSDTEMLMNKLSDYKPITMTKWLKDIKKESK; this is encoded by the coding sequence ATGAAGAAAATATGTGTTTTTTGTGGTTCCAGCATGGGAACCGATCCTATATATCGTCAGAAAGCGGAGGAATTAGCCGATTATTTAATCCAACATGATATGACCTTAGTTTATGGTGGTGCCAATGTGGGTTTAATGAAAATATTGGCTGACAAAATGTTGGCTGCTGGTAAAGAGGTGATAGGCATAATGCCTCATCATCTCATCGAAAAAGAAGTGGCCCATACTGAGCTTACTGAAATGATAGCCGTGGATTCAATGGCCGAAAGAAAAGACATTATGATTGAAATGTCAGATGCTTTTATTGCCCTTCCGGGTGGTTTTGGTACTTTAGATGAAGTAGCCGAGGTTTTGGTTTTAGACCAATTGCATATTATTGAAAAGCCCATGGGATTATTAGATGTGAAAGATTATTTCTCACATTTGGTGAAGTTTTTTGAGCTTGGTGTGGGCGAAGGATTTATCAGACAAGAGCACTTGGACAACCTATTGGTAGATAGCGATACGGAAATGCTCATGAATAAACTATCAGATTATAAACCCATCACCATGACCAAATGGCTAAAAGACATTAAAAAAGAAAGTAAATGA